The Pseudolabrys sp. FHR47 genome contains a region encoding:
- a CDS encoding LysR family transcriptional regulator, with the protein MITDQNHSPALDIDAVRAFALVAELASFTRAAQTVGMTQSAISLKLKRLEERLGHRLVERTPRSVRLTGDGASFLTRARDLLAAHDRALNLQDAPARRLTIGFSDHVLGPDLTSLLARISAFDATLRLDVRIGLSGDLVDAFEAGELDAVVVRRERHRRGGETLAEDAFGWFAAPGYRQPSGEPLRLAMLAAPCGVRNHAIRTLDKAKVDWVEAFTGGGVTAIAAAVQGGLAIAPLARRIAPPGLMDIGPHLKLPSLGKSSVVLYARAADARTGASLRVLAAAFRGMTAA; encoded by the coding sequence ATGATAACCGATCAAAATCATTCGCCGGCCCTCGACATCGACGCCGTTCGCGCCTTCGCCCTGGTCGCGGAGTTGGCAAGCTTTACCCGCGCCGCGCAGACCGTCGGCATGACGCAATCGGCCATCAGCCTGAAGCTGAAGCGGCTGGAAGAACGGCTCGGTCACCGGCTGGTCGAGCGCACGCCGCGCTCGGTACGGCTGACCGGCGACGGCGCCTCGTTTCTGACGCGGGCCCGCGACCTGCTTGCGGCCCATGACCGCGCTTTGAACCTTCAGGATGCGCCGGCGCGGCGGCTGACCATTGGTTTCAGCGACCACGTCCTCGGCCCCGACCTGACATCGCTTCTGGCGCGTATCTCCGCTTTCGATGCCACCTTGCGGCTTGACGTGCGGATTGGTCTGTCCGGCGATCTGGTCGATGCGTTCGAAGCCGGCGAGCTCGATGCCGTCGTCGTGCGGCGCGAACGCCATCGCCGCGGCGGCGAGACGCTAGCCGAAGATGCCTTCGGCTGGTTCGCCGCGCCGGGCTACCGCCAGCCTTCCGGCGAACCGCTCAGGCTCGCCATGCTGGCCGCGCCGTGCGGCGTGCGCAATCACGCGATCCGCACCCTCGACAAGGCGAAGGTCGATTGGGTCGAAGCCTTTACCGGCGGTGGAGTGACCGCCATTGCCGCCGCGGTCCAAGGCGGTCTCGCCATCGCGCCGCTGGCGCGTCGCATCGCGCCGCCGGGCCTGATGGACATTGGCCCGCACTTGAAGTTGCCATCACTCGGCAAATCGAGCGTCGTGCTCTACGCCCGCGCCGCCGATGCGCGGACCGGTGCGTCACTGCGTGTTCTGGCAGCGGCATTTCGCGGCATGACCGCCGCGTGA
- a CDS encoding 4-oxalocrotonate tautomerase family protein codes for MPLITVTMSSPHQTVPAKAAVAAEVIRLSTSILGKDPKVTAIIVTTVPPEDWFCGGRSLAEQKLASVWLDIHITDGTNTKDEKAAFIAETYAAFGRLLGPLHEESYVHVHDVRDDAYGFGGLTQGRRYIARQLVAPAADAA; via the coding sequence ATGCCCCTGATCACCGTCACAATGTCCAGCCCGCATCAGACCGTGCCGGCCAAAGCGGCGGTCGCCGCCGAGGTCATCCGTCTTTCGACGTCCATCCTCGGCAAGGATCCCAAGGTGACCGCCATCATCGTCACCACGGTGCCGCCTGAGGACTGGTTCTGTGGCGGTCGCTCGCTCGCCGAGCAGAAGCTCGCGAGCGTCTGGCTCGACATCCACATCACCGACGGTACCAACACCAAGGACGAGAAGGCAGCCTTCATCGCCGAGACCTATGCCGCATTCGGCCGGCTGCTCGGGCCGCTGCATGAAGAGAGTTATGTGCACGTCCACGACGTCCGCGACGACGCCTACGGCTTCGGCGGCTTGACGCAAGGGCGGCGCTATATTGCGCGTCAGCTCGTAGCGCCGGCGGCGGACGCGGCCTGA
- the lipB gene encoding lipoyl(octanoyl) transferase LipB has protein sequence MINARDLLEVGMPAAKGAPPVEWRISEGLTPYPEAVAFMEARAEAISRGEAPELVWLVEHPPLYTAGTSANRADVLDARFPVFDSGRGGQMTYHGPGQRVGYVMIDLKRRGPDVRRFVATLEEWIIRSLGAFNVRGERREDRIGVWVKRPDKGDGFEDKIAALGIRVRKWVTLHGVAINIDPDLSHFGGIVPCGVSAQRYGVTSLADLGHTTTMPEFDIALRKAFEELFGATADAQAASAAGATS, from the coding sequence GTGATTAACGCCCGCGATCTCCTCGAAGTCGGCATGCCGGCGGCCAAAGGCGCGCCGCCGGTCGAATGGCGGATTTCCGAGGGTTTGACTCCCTATCCGGAGGCTGTGGCCTTCATGGAGGCCCGTGCCGAGGCGATCAGCCGAGGCGAGGCCCCGGAACTCGTCTGGCTCGTCGAGCATCCCCCGCTCTACACGGCGGGCACCTCGGCCAACCGCGCCGACGTCCTGGACGCCCGATTCCCGGTGTTCGATTCGGGCCGCGGCGGCCAGATGACCTATCACGGCCCCGGCCAGCGGGTCGGCTATGTCATGATCGACCTCAAGCGGCGCGGACCGGACGTGCGCCGCTTTGTCGCCACGCTCGAGGAATGGATCATCCGCAGCCTCGGGGCCTTCAACGTGCGTGGCGAGCGCCGCGAGGACCGCATCGGCGTCTGGGTGAAGCGGCCCGATAAGGGTGATGGCTTCGAGGACAAGATCGCCGCCCTCGGCATCCGCGTGCGCAAATGGGTGACGCTGCACGGCGTCGCCATCAATATCGATCCCGACCTCTCCCACTTCGGCGGCATCGTGCCCTGTGGCGTGTCGGCGCAGCGCTACGGCGTCACCAGCCTCGCCGATCTCGGCCATACGACGACGATGCCGGAATTCGACATCGCGTTACGGAAAGCGTTCGAGGAGCTGTTCGGGGCGACCGCCGACGCTCAGGCCGCGTCCGCCGCCGGCGCTACGAGCTGA
- a CDS encoding FliM/FliN family flagellar motor switch protein yields MATFDKVSVDITVVLGTTTMPIHQVLRLGRGAIIELDATEDDAVKVLANNLPVAQGTVVVNGNRIAVEVGELLPRSPDMR; encoded by the coding sequence TTGGCCACTTTCGACAAGGTTTCGGTCGACATAACGGTCGTGCTGGGCACGACGACCATGCCGATCCATCAGGTGCTTCGGCTCGGCCGCGGCGCCATCATCGAGCTCGACGCCACCGAAGACGACGCCGTGAAGGTGCTCGCCAACAACCTGCCGGTGGCGCAGGGCACCGTCGTGGTCAACGGCAACCGCATCGCGGTCGAAGTCGGTGAACTTCTGCCGCGCTCGCCGGACATGCGGTAA
- a CDS encoding DUF3830 family protein has translation MDKLRITAGSFVFDAKFETELAPKTVAVFKKLLPYEEKVIHVRWSGEGVWVPLGDLDLGLTYENHTSYPHPGQMIVYPGGISETEILLSYGAVHFASKLGQLAGNHFITLTSGLDRLYEFGRAVLYEGAKPIRIEAV, from the coding sequence ATGGACAAGCTTCGTATCACCGCCGGCTCATTCGTCTTCGACGCCAAGTTCGAGACCGAACTAGCCCCCAAGACCGTCGCGGTGTTCAAGAAGCTGCTGCCCTACGAGGAGAAAGTCATCCACGTGCGCTGGAGCGGCGAAGGTGTCTGGGTCCCGCTGGGCGATCTGGATCTAGGCCTCACTTACGAGAACCACACCAGCTATCCGCATCCCGGCCAGATGATCGTCTATCCCGGCGGCATCAGCGAGACGGAGATCCTGCTGTCCTACGGCGCCGTGCATTTCGCCTCGAAGCTCGGCCAGCTCGCCGGCAACCACTTCATCACCCTGACCTCGGGCCTCGACCGGCTGTACGAATTCGGCCGCGCCGTGCTCTACGAAGGCGCCAAGCCGATCCGCATCGAGGCGGTGTGA
- a CDS encoding polysaccharide deacetylase family protein has product MFRLRMALRPVCVAIIGLSGLATATKAETCSNPDALGTSRTVTVDSSDLPRIGTMQYRRTLPLDDHEVVITFDDGPLPPYTNRVLDALAAECVKVTYFLIGTMARANPDLVRRIYNAGHIVGTHSHRHPFNMDQMERSRVVSEIDGGIAAVTAALGDERALAPFFRVPGLARSRQIETYAAAQALSVWSADEVADDWHRGITSEQIVQRAMARIEARGHRGVLLLHDIHPATARAVPMLLKRLKAGGYRIVQAVPTGDRPASVPERSPVLVAAAEKPGWPRIVQPPKQPGSKVKMAAKKDAALRAKLASRKSPTVVATSGFGAFFNR; this is encoded by the coding sequence ATGTTTCGTTTGCGTATGGCGTTGCGGCCGGTTTGCGTCGCAATCATCGGCCTTTCCGGCTTGGCAACGGCCACAAAGGCCGAGACCTGCAGCAATCCGGACGCGCTCGGCACCAGCCGTACGGTAACCGTCGATAGCAGTGACCTGCCGCGCATCGGCACGATGCAGTATCGCCGCACGTTGCCGCTCGACGATCATGAAGTGGTCATCACCTTCGACGACGGCCCGCTTCCGCCTTACACCAACCGTGTGCTCGACGCGCTCGCCGCCGAATGCGTCAAGGTCACCTACTTCCTGATTGGCACCATGGCGCGCGCCAATCCCGACCTCGTGCGCCGCATCTACAATGCGGGGCACATCGTCGGCACGCACAGCCATCGTCATCCATTCAACATGGACCAGATGGAGCGGTCGCGCGTCGTCAGCGAAATCGACGGCGGCATCGCCGCGGTCACGGCCGCGCTCGGCGACGAACGCGCGCTGGCGCCGTTCTTCCGCGTGCCGGGGCTCGCCCGATCGCGGCAGATCGAGACCTATGCTGCCGCGCAGGCGCTGTCGGTGTGGAGCGCCGACGAAGTCGCCGACGACTGGCATCGCGGCATCACGTCGGAACAGATCGTGCAGCGCGCGATGGCCCGCATCGAGGCCAGAGGCCACCGGGGTGTGTTGTTGCTGCATGATATACACCCCGCCACGGCGCGCGCCGTGCCAATGCTGCTCAAGCGTCTCAAGGCCGGCGGTTACCGGATCGTGCAAGCGGTGCCGACAGGCGATCGGCCGGCTTCGGTGCCCGAGCGCAGTCCGGTGCTGGTTGCCGCGGCGGAGAAGCCGGGCTGGCCGCGCATCGTTCAACCGCCCAAGCAGCCTGGCAGCAAGGTCAAGATGGCTGCGAAGAAGGATGCCGCGCTGCGCGCCAAACTCGCCAGCCGCAAGTCCCCGACGGTCGTCGCGACCTCGGGCTTTGGCGCGTTCTTCAATCGCTAA
- a CDS encoding polysaccharide deacetylase family protein translates to MHRLVASLISFLAIVAMPSVGVAGSCAGRPDALGTSRTLAVSAATTPRVGRKHFPDTLPLADKELVLTFDDGPWPTTTPRVLDALKAECVRATFFLLGRNTDAHPALARRALAEGHSIGHHTYSHPLLSNLPLAKAEAEINRGIARDEFALTGVARSTPSTPFFRFPGFASSQLLLDRLQDRGIVVFGADVWASDWEPMSPDVQLQKLLRRIEHVRRGIVLLHDTKAQTAAMLPRLLRELRTRGYRIVHVVPAVGIVTN, encoded by the coding sequence ATGCACCGCCTCGTCGCTTCGCTGATATCCTTCCTGGCGATCGTCGCCATGCCCTCCGTCGGGGTCGCCGGTAGCTGCGCCGGCCGGCCGGACGCGCTCGGCACGTCCCGGACCCTCGCCGTCAGCGCGGCCACCACGCCCCGCGTCGGCCGCAAGCATTTCCCCGATACGCTGCCCCTCGCCGACAAGGAACTGGTGCTCACCTTCGACGACGGCCCCTGGCCGACGACCACGCCACGGGTACTCGACGCGCTCAAGGCCGAATGCGTCCGCGCGACGTTCTTCCTGCTCGGGCGCAATACCGACGCCCATCCGGCGCTGGCCCGCCGCGCGTTGGCGGAGGGTCACAGCATCGGGCATCACACCTATTCGCATCCGCTCCTTAGCAACCTCCCGCTCGCCAAAGCCGAGGCCGAAATCAACCGCGGCATCGCGCGCGATGAATTCGCATTGACTGGCGTTGCTCGCAGTACGCCGTCAACGCCGTTCTTCCGCTTTCCGGGATTTGCCTCGAGCCAGCTTTTGCTCGACCGGCTTCAGGACCGTGGCATCGTCGTGTTCGGTGCCGATGTGTGGGCCAGCGACTGGGAGCCGATGTCGCCCGACGTGCAGTTGCAGAAGCTTCTGCGGCGGATCGAGCATGTCCGCCGGGGCATCGTGCTGCTGCACGACACCAAGGCGCAGACCGCCGCGATGTTACCCCGGCTGCTGCGCGAGCTGAGAACCCGCGGCTATCGCATCGTTCATGTCGTGCCGGCGGTTGGCATTGTTACGAACTGA
- the mgtE gene encoding magnesium transporter gives MTSAPTRIDEPQPEVALRDESGALRSDFVASVTRAVETGDTDTLRDLVADIHESDLAAVVAALEPDDRPRLVELLGLDFDFTALTELDATVREEILEELDPETVAEGVRDIDTDDAVTILADIPSDERNEILGHVPPDERIALTRSLDYPEFSAGRRMQPDFIAVTPDWNVGRIIDHLRETEDLPDQFYELYVVDATGRFLGAVPLNRLLRAKRPVPVSELMDEERRRVLPTETQENVAHLFQRYDMVSVPVVDEGDKLVGVVTFDDVADVIQEEADEDMKALGGVKSEEELSDTVWTIARYRFNWLLVNLATAFLASSVLGLFEGELQKMVALAVLAPIVASQGGNATTQTMTVAVRALATQQLNGGNARWVIARELMVGLLNGVAFAVITGIAAYVWFDVPGLAVVIGLAMICNMLAAAAGGILIPLGLHRLKIDPAVASSPFVTTVTDVVGFFSFLAIASLWFGLR, from the coding sequence ATGACCTCGGCACCGACGCGTATCGACGAGCCGCAGCCCGAGGTCGCGCTGCGCGATGAGAGCGGCGCCCTGCGCTCCGACTTCGTCGCGAGCGTTACCAGGGCCGTCGAGACCGGCGACACCGACACGCTGCGCGACCTGGTCGCTGACATCCACGAATCCGACCTTGCCGCCGTGGTGGCCGCGCTGGAGCCGGACGATCGGCCGCGGCTGGTCGAACTTCTCGGCCTCGATTTCGACTTCACCGCGCTCACGGAACTCGACGCGACGGTGCGCGAGGAAATCCTCGAGGAACTCGATCCCGAAACCGTTGCCGAGGGTGTCAGAGACATCGACACCGACGACGCCGTTACCATTCTTGCTGATATTCCGAGCGACGAGCGCAACGAAATTCTCGGCCATGTGCCGCCGGACGAGCGCATCGCGCTGACCCGCAGCCTCGACTATCCCGAGTTCTCGGCTGGCCGGCGGATGCAGCCGGATTTCATCGCCGTGACGCCGGACTGGAATGTCGGCCGCATCATCGACCACTTGCGCGAGACCGAAGATCTGCCGGACCAATTCTACGAACTCTATGTCGTCGATGCGACCGGACGCTTTCTCGGCGCGGTGCCGCTGAACCGGCTGCTCCGGGCCAAGCGCCCGGTGCCGGTCTCCGAACTGATGGATGAAGAGCGCCGACGCGTGCTGCCGACCGAGACACAGGAGAACGTCGCGCATCTGTTCCAGCGCTACGACATGGTCTCGGTGCCGGTCGTGGATGAAGGCGACAAGCTGGTCGGCGTCGTCACCTTCGACGATGTCGCCGACGTCATCCAGGAGGAAGCCGACGAGGACATGAAGGCGCTCGGCGGCGTCAAGTCCGAGGAAGAACTTTCGGACACCGTCTGGACCATCGCGCGCTACCGCTTCAACTGGCTTCTGGTCAATCTCGCCACGGCTTTTCTGGCCTCGTCCGTGCTTGGCCTGTTCGAAGGTGAGCTTCAGAAAATGGTGGCGCTGGCGGTGTTGGCGCCGATCGTGGCGAGCCAGGGCGGCAATGCCACGACACAGACCATGACGGTCGCGGTGCGGGCGTTGGCGACCCAGCAACTGAACGGCGGCAATGCGCGCTGGGTGATCGCCCGCGAACTGATGGTCGGCCTGCTCAACGGAGTCGCGTTTGCCGTCATCACCGGCATCGCCGCCTATGTCTGGTTCGATGTGCCCGGGCTCGCCGTCGTCATCGGCCTTGCCATGATCTGCAACATGCTCGCGGCGGCGGCCGGCGGCATTCTCATTCCGCTGGGACTGCACCGCCTCAAAATCGATCCGGCGGTGGCATCGAGCCCTTTCGTTACCACCGTAACGGACGTGGTCGGCTTTTTCTCATTCCTTGCCATCGCGTCTCTGTGGTTCGGTCTGCGCTAA
- a CDS encoding bifunctional diguanylate cyclase/phosphodiesterase, producing MIVILALVAVIATMVSTGVGYQIARNHDEAQLQEQRAALRNAVAEFRALFEQAGEIDPRFVRMVEQSARLKDLKFEVAPIDDGREIQPVVDAGGRIAGFFTWQRSVPMAETAKAIMPFVAVLAMALIGFAGFSVWHLRRASRDLIESEALARRAADMDKITGLPNHAKLLELLDLALAERMNDETTVFAVFEIDGMADVAANFGVLGSDELIIALAGRIREAAPEGAVCARIGSDEFAMLLTTPNDTDIGKIVAAVIENIARPHWFDTVVRVSAHAGFAKAPHHAATRGELTRRAELALRAAAQKGPGAWVAFEAPLDTVSADQKFIQRELPRAVSAHELELHYQPIIAAHGGRIVGVEALLRWTHPQRGAIGPAVFIPIAEQMGLMDVIGAFVLRRALQEAKRWPDLYVAVNLSPLQVRDGSIVETVRSALTESGVPPSRLMLEITEGVLIDNPEEMVRRIEDLHALGVRVALDDFGSGYSNLSYLQRFPLDKLKIDRSFVTALGSSANGGVIIQAIVALGRALGLSILVEGVETEQQRVLLRLAGCDEMQGFLFAKPAPAVAIDRLLKQQKHNGGKTLPDPDQALTA from the coding sequence ATGATTGTGATACTGGCTCTCGTGGCCGTCATCGCCACCATGGTCAGCACCGGCGTCGGCTATCAGATTGCACGCAATCATGACGAGGCCCAACTCCAGGAGCAACGCGCCGCGCTCCGCAACGCTGTTGCCGAGTTCCGGGCCCTTTTCGAGCAAGCCGGCGAAATCGATCCGCGCTTCGTGCGAATGGTCGAGCAGAGTGCCCGCCTCAAAGATCTGAAGTTCGAAGTCGCGCCGATCGACGATGGCCGGGAAATCCAGCCGGTGGTCGATGCCGGCGGCCGCATCGCCGGGTTTTTCACCTGGCAAAGAAGTGTGCCAATGGCCGAGACAGCCAAGGCTATCATGCCTTTCGTCGCCGTCCTGGCGATGGCGCTTATCGGTTTCGCGGGCTTCTCGGTCTGGCATCTGCGGCGTGCGAGCCGGGATTTGATCGAAAGCGAAGCGCTGGCGCGCCGCGCCGCCGACATGGACAAGATCACTGGCCTGCCCAATCATGCCAAACTGCTCGAACTGCTCGACCTTGCTTTGGCTGAGCGGATGAATGACGAAACCACGGTCTTTGCCGTGTTCGAGATCGACGGCATGGCGGACGTCGCCGCGAATTTCGGTGTGCTTGGCAGCGACGAACTGATTATCGCATTGGCCGGCCGTATTCGCGAAGCGGCGCCCGAAGGGGCGGTGTGCGCGCGCATCGGCAGCGATGAATTCGCGATGTTGCTCACGACGCCGAACGATACAGACATCGGCAAGATCGTCGCAGCGGTAATCGAGAATATCGCGCGGCCCCACTGGTTCGACACCGTGGTGCGCGTCAGCGCTCACGCCGGCTTTGCGAAGGCGCCGCACCATGCTGCTACTCGCGGCGAACTGACCCGCCGCGCCGAACTTGCGCTGCGCGCTGCCGCGCAGAAAGGGCCGGGCGCCTGGGTCGCTTTCGAAGCGCCGCTCGATACCGTCTCGGCGGACCAGAAGTTTATCCAGCGCGAATTGCCGCGCGCCGTCAGTGCCCATGAACTCGAACTGCACTACCAGCCGATCATTGCCGCGCATGGCGGCCGCATCGTCGGCGTCGAGGCCTTGCTGCGCTGGACGCATCCGCAGCGTGGGGCGATCGGCCCGGCAGTGTTCATTCCGATCGCCGAGCAGATGGGTTTGATGGATGTCATCGGCGCTTTCGTGCTGCGCCGCGCCTTGCAGGAGGCCAAGCGCTGGCCGGACCTGTACGTCGCCGTCAATCTGTCACCGTTGCAAGTGCGGGACGGCTCGATCGTCGAAACCGTGCGTTCGGCATTGACCGAGAGCGGCGTGCCGCCGTCGCGGCTGATGCTGGAGATCACCGAAGGCGTTCTGATCGACAACCCGGAAGAGATGGTTCGCCGCATCGAGGATTTGCATGCGCTCGGCGTACGGGTGGCGCTCGACGATTTCGGCTCCGGCTATTCGAACCTGAGTTATCTGCAGCGCTTTCCGCTCGACAAGCTCAAGATCGACCGCAGCTTCGTCACCGCGCTGGGCTCGTCCGCCAATGGCGGCGTTATCATCCAGGCCATCGTCGCGCTCGGGCGGGCGCTTGGCCTGTCGATCCTGGTCGAGGGCGTTGAAACCGAGCAACAGCGGGTTCTGCTGCGGCTTGCCGGCTGCGACGAGATGCAGGGCTTCCTGTTTGCCAAGCCTGCGCCGGCGGTTGCGATCGACCGGCTGCTGAAGCAGCAGAAGCACAATGGTGGAAAAACGCTGCCGGACCCGGATCAGGCGCTGACGGCGTAA
- a CDS encoding isovaleryl-CoA dehydrogenase, giving the protein MIPNAWSGFDFGLGDDVDMLRQSVGDFARDRIAPRADEIDRTNTFPRELWPEMGALGLHGITVSEEYGGSSLGYLAHCVAMEEVSRASAAVGLSYGAHSNLCVNQISRNGTDAQKKKYLPKLVSGEHVGALAMSEPGAGSDVVSMKTRADKVGDRYVLNGSKMWITNGPVADTLVIYAKTDRTAGSRGITAFIVEKGFKGFAPAQKLDKLGMRGSDTSELVFTDCEVPEENVLGVEGNGVNVLMSGLDYERVVLAAGPLGIMQACMDVVIPYVHDRHQFGQAIGRFQLIQAKLADMYVTMNSAKAYVYAVAKACDDGRTTREDAAGAILYAAEKATWMALEAIQCLGGNGYINDFSTGRLLRDAKLYEIGAGTSEIRRMLIGREIFEKTR; this is encoded by the coding sequence ATGATCCCCAATGCCTGGTCGGGCTTCGATTTCGGGCTCGGCGACGACGTCGACATGTTGCGCCAGTCGGTCGGCGATTTCGCCCGCGACCGCATCGCGCCCCGTGCCGACGAGATCGACCGCACCAATACCTTTCCGCGCGAGCTGTGGCCCGAGATGGGCGCGCTCGGTCTGCACGGCATAACCGTCAGCGAGGAATATGGCGGATCCAGCCTCGGTTATCTGGCGCATTGCGTGGCCATGGAGGAGGTGTCGCGGGCGTCCGCGGCGGTCGGTCTGTCCTACGGCGCGCATTCCAATCTCTGCGTCAACCAGATCAGCCGCAACGGCACCGACGCGCAGAAGAAGAAATATCTGCCCAAACTTGTATCCGGCGAACACGTCGGCGCGCTGGCGATGTCGGAACCGGGGGCGGGCTCCGACGTCGTGTCGATGAAAACGCGCGCTGACAAGGTCGGCGATCGCTACGTGCTCAACGGCTCGAAGATGTGGATCACCAATGGGCCGGTCGCTGACACTTTGGTGATCTATGCCAAGACCGATCGCACCGCCGGTTCGCGCGGCATCACCGCATTCATTGTCGAGAAGGGGTTCAAGGGTTTTGCGCCGGCGCAGAAACTCGACAAGCTCGGCATGCGCGGCTCCGACACCTCGGAGCTGGTGTTCACCGATTGCGAGGTGCCGGAAGAGAACGTGCTCGGCGTCGAGGGCAACGGCGTGAACGTGTTGATGTCAGGCCTCGACTATGAGCGCGTGGTGCTGGCTGCGGGACCGCTCGGCATCATGCAGGCCTGCATGGACGTGGTGATCCCATACGTCCACGACCGCCATCAGTTCGGCCAGGCCATCGGCCGCTTTCAGCTCATCCAGGCCAAGCTCGCCGACATGTATGTGACGATGAATTCCGCGAAGGCCTATGTCTACGCGGTGGCGAAAGCCTGCGACGACGGCCGCACCACGCGCGAAGACGCCGCTGGCGCGATCCTCTATGCGGCGGAGAAGGCGACCTGGATGGCGCTGGAGGCGATCCAGTGCCTCGGCGGCAATGGCTACATCAACGATTTCTCGACCGGACGCCTGCTGCGTGACGCCAAGCTCTACGAGATCGGGGCGGGGACGAGCGAAATCCGCCGCATGCTGATCGGGCGCGAGATTTTCGAGAAGACGCGGTAA
- a CDS encoding alpha/beta hydrolase, producing MRDHRAGPDARTTRRRRGWMLLVLTAGLFAGGTAYSQTNSDVFAARWPANDVTGTVGVKTVPLPAPRPQPRMERQAAITPPAHNPTRAAPRTALVKFASAPFPYNGTVPATGEPFLNVTENGRKGHRTWRGGVLWENTTFGDNRVLLHIPRGFDVTRPAVMVVFFHGHGAELTRDVLNRQNVPEQITASGMNAVLVAPQFAVDAADSSAGRFWEPGGFKRFVKEAGEKLAALDNNPAAALRFGSLPVIIVAYSGGYSPAAYAIRQGGLGKKLKGLVLMDGLYGEMDDFIHFIRNSKSSFFISSYTSSTRRQNMALAERLKAQHIAYDTSIRKNLWRRGGVALIETENTVRHRDFVTEAWTGNPIADILDKLD from the coding sequence TTGCGTGACCACCGCGCAGGCCCAGACGCGCGAACGACACGGCGCCGCCGCGGCTGGATGCTGCTGGTGCTGACGGCCGGCCTGTTCGCGGGCGGCACCGCCTATTCACAGACCAATAGCGATGTTTTTGCGGCGCGCTGGCCGGCCAATGATGTAACGGGCACTGTTGGCGTCAAAACCGTCCCGCTGCCCGCTCCGCGCCCGCAACCCCGCATGGAACGCCAAGCTGCGATCACACCGCCGGCGCACAATCCGACCCGGGCAGCGCCGCGCACCGCGCTGGTCAAATTCGCCTCCGCGCCCTTCCCCTATAACGGCACCGTACCGGCGACCGGTGAGCCGTTCCTCAACGTCACCGAGAACGGCCGCAAGGGACACCGCACCTGGCGCGGCGGCGTGCTGTGGGAAAACACCACCTTCGGCGACAACCGTGTGCTGCTGCACATTCCGCGCGGCTTCGACGTGACGCGTCCAGCCGTCATGGTGGTGTTCTTCCATGGCCACGGCGCCGAGCTGACGCGCGACGTGCTCAACCGCCAGAACGTGCCGGAACAGATCACCGCCTCAGGCATGAACGCCGTGCTGGTTGCGCCGCAATTCGCCGTCGATGCCGCCGACTCCAGCGCCGGCCGCTTCTGGGAGCCCGGGGGCTTCAAGCGGTTCGTCAAGGAAGCTGGCGAGAAGCTCGCCGCCCTCGACAACAACCCGGCCGCAGCCCTGCGCTTCGGCAGTCTGCCGGTGATCATCGTCGCCTATAGCGGCGGCTATTCGCCGGCCGCCTACGCCATTCGCCAGGGCGGGCTCGGCAAGAAGCTCAAGGGCCTTGTCCTGATGGACGGCCTCTATGGCGAGATGGACGACTTCATCCACTTCATCAGAAATTCGAAATCGTCGTTCTTCATTTCATCCTACACGTCGTCGACGCGACGGCAGAACATGGCGCTAGCCGAGCGGCTTAAGGCGCAGCACATCGCCTATGACACCTCGATCCGCAAGAATTTGTGGCGGCGCGGCGGCGTGGCGCTCATCGAAACCGAAAACACCGTGCGCCACCGCGACTTCGTCACCGAAGCCTGGACCGGCAATCCGATCGCCGACATCCTCGACAAGCTGGATTGA